From the Halalkalicoccus sp. CGA53 genome, one window contains:
- a CDS encoding ABC transporter permease, with protein MKPFTTRLDASHGLVGSDRSTVALATASAVVAFLVVSPMAWLVWQAATVEPARAYELIVSSQTAWITANSVALMLAVTVFSILLGVPLAVLTTLTDLPYPRLWTVVAALPLVIPSYIGAIAFVGVFGPGGEVDTLFGATLPRVDGLRGAVFIITLYTYPYVFLTTRAALLSIDGSLVDAARTLNAGRLDAFRRVTLPQIRPGIAAGALLAALYAISDFGTPAFMGANVFTSTIYWEFSGFAVEYAALLALQLVAIVAVVLVIEAGIGRDEDASGGTDRGSPIRLGIWKWPAMGFVSAIGLLTLVVPVAIFTNWLFRSAGDPIPSLEFQPEFALNSVYLALLAALVACAFALPVAYYSGRTNSLVSRVLERATYVGFAVPGIVIGLALVFLGTRTLPSLYRQGVWLLVFAYVVRFLPQAVGTVRSSVLQVDDATLEAARTLDAGPIATFRRVTLPLIMPGVVAGGILVFLTTMKELPMTLMLQPIGMDTLVIVIWGAQNALAYRYAAVPALLLILISGLTMVVMLRQEGYDVS; from the coding sequence ATGAAACCGTTCACGACCCGTCTCGACGCCTCACACGGACTCGTCGGGAGCGACCGTTCCACCGTCGCCCTGGCGACGGCGAGCGCCGTCGTCGCGTTCCTCGTCGTCTCCCCGATGGCGTGGCTGGTCTGGCAGGCGGCGACGGTCGAGCCGGCCCGTGCGTACGAGCTGATCGTCTCCTCCCAGACCGCGTGGATCACGGCCAACAGCGTCGCGCTGATGCTCGCGGTCACGGTCTTTTCGATCCTGCTCGGCGTCCCGCTCGCGGTGCTGACGACGCTCACCGACCTCCCGTATCCGCGTCTCTGGACCGTCGTCGCGGCGCTCCCGCTCGTGATCCCGAGCTACATCGGCGCGATCGCGTTCGTCGGTGTGTTCGGCCCCGGGGGCGAGGTCGACACGCTCTTCGGCGCGACGCTTCCCCGCGTCGACGGGCTGCGCGGCGCGGTGTTCATCATCACGCTCTACACCTACCCCTACGTCTTCCTGACGACGCGGGCCGCGCTGCTGTCGATCGACGGCTCGCTTGTCGACGCGGCACGCACGCTCAACGCCGGCCGGCTCGACGCGTTCCGGCGGGTCACGCTCCCGCAGATCAGGCCGGGGATCGCCGCGGGGGCGTTGCTCGCCGCTCTGTACGCGATCTCGGACTTCGGAACGCCCGCGTTCATGGGGGCGAACGTGTTCACGAGCACGATCTACTGGGAGTTCAGCGGGTTCGCCGTCGAGTACGCCGCGCTGCTCGCGCTGCAGCTGGTCGCGATCGTCGCCGTCGTCCTCGTGATCGAGGCGGGTATCGGCCGCGACGAGGACGCGAGCGGCGGTACCGACAGGGGCAGTCCGATCCGCCTGGGGATCTGGAAGTGGCCGGCGATGGGCTTCGTCTCGGCGATCGGGCTCCTCACGCTCGTCGTCCCGGTCGCGATCTTCACGAACTGGCTGTTCCGCAGCGCGGGCGATCCGATCCCCTCGCTCGAGTTCCAGCCGGAGTTCGCGCTCAACTCGGTTTACCTCGCGCTGCTGGCCGCGCTGGTCGCCTGTGCGTTCGCCCTGCCGGTCGCCTACTACTCCGGCCGGACGAACTCGCTCGTCTCGCGGGTGCTCGAGCGGGCGACGTACGTCGGGTTCGCGGTTCCCGGCATCGTCATCGGGCTCGCGCTGGTGTTCCTCGGCACGCGAACGCTCCCCTCGCTCTACAGACAGGGCGTCTGGCTGCTCGTCTTCGCCTACGTCGTCCGCTTCCTCCCGCAGGCGGTCGGCACCGTCCGCTCGTCGGTCCTGCAGGTCGACGACGCAACCCTGGAGGCCGCCCGTACGCTGGACGCTGGCCCGATAGCGACGTTCCGGCGGGTCACCCTCCCGCTGATCATGCCGGGTGTGGTGGCCGGGGGCATCCTCGTCTTCCTCACGACGATGAAGGAGCTACCGATGACGCTGATGCTCCAGCCGATCGGGATGGACACGCTCGTCATCGTCATCTGGGGGGCACAGAACGCCCTCGCGTACCGCTACGCGGCGGTCCCCGCGCTGTTGTTGATCCTCATCTCCGGACTGACGATGGTCGTCATGCTCCGACAGGAAGGCTACGACGTGAGCTGA
- a CDS encoding MaoC family dehydratase produces MSDTDDAGSRAVETLSTFTNAWVRTTEHALNSAIEANRAARASVGLEGSNGDETLSGTDSLSYRRLDWTTAFDTERPETVDVGDVVTFSKRIDESDVERFALASGDTNRLHLDEEFAGRSRFGGTIAHGTLVSGLISAALARLPGLTIYLSQETQFRAPVSIGDDLTAVCEVAEDLGDGQFRLTTRVFAGETMVIDGEAVVLIDDLPAPGDDR; encoded by the coding sequence ATGAGCGACACAGACGACGCTGGTTCCCGAGCCGTAGAGACGCTCTCCACGTTCACGAACGCGTGGGTACGGACGACAGAACACGCCCTGAACAGCGCGATCGAGGCGAACCGTGCCGCCCGCGCCTCGGTCGGCCTCGAGGGGTCGAACGGCGACGAGACGCTCTCGGGTACCGACTCGCTCAGCTACCGCCGTCTCGACTGGACCACCGCGTTCGACACCGAGAGACCCGAGACCGTCGACGTCGGCGACGTAGTCACCTTCTCGAAGCGGATCGACGAGAGCGACGTCGAGCGGTTCGCGCTCGCGAGCGGCGACACGAACCGCCTGCACCTCGACGAGGAGTTCGCGGGCCGCTCGCGCTTCGGCGGGACGATCGCACACGGGACGCTCGTCTCCGGACTCATCAGCGCCGCGCTCGCTCGCCTCCCCGGCCTCACGATCTACCTCTCACAGGAGACCCAGTTCCGCGCGCCCGTCTCGATCGGCGACGACCTCACCGCCGTCTGCGAGGTCGCGGAGGACCTCGGGGACGGCCAGTTCCGGCTCACCACCCGCGTCTTCGCGGGCGAGACGATGGTGATCGACGGCGAAGCGGTGGTGCTGATCGACGACCTCCCGGCGCCCGGCGACGACCGGTAG
- a CDS encoding extracellular solute-binding protein, with the protein MRRARQTRSNRRRFLLAAGGAVAGIGLAGCTDDDEGGDDAADAGDDDQGGDDHDEDDDTGDDEGAGAVANAEPMGEAVDSTAVSWSDLGDLEGELTIYSGRTRDQIDPVFAALEEEYDGLTLNVDYDENDVQVNQIVQEGEATPADLMYSQDPGALNALEDEGVLQTLPGDVVDAVPGSFRHPDGLWTGVTGRTRSIQFNADRLAEETDFESGDELPTDIVEYATDERFRGIIATRPNSGTFRGFIQAMVELEGEEETREWVRAMVEDQDVQLFSGGSDMAEAISRGGDDDPIVALGNSYYAARILNEDPDAPIDLAFTENDAGCLFSVAGVGVLNDVEGPELVAEFVRHLLAAEGQEFMMEANGEYPVVEGVDYVGELPDLEEIDPPEFDLSEFDMALQDARDLLTEEGMTV; encoded by the coding sequence ATGAGACGAGCGAGACAGACGCGGTCGAATCGACGACGGTTCCTCCTCGCGGCCGGCGGCGCGGTCGCCGGTATCGGCCTCGCGGGCTGTACCGATGACGACGAGGGTGGGGACGATGCCGCCGATGCCGGCGACGACGATCAGGGTGGGGACGACCACGACGAGGACGACGATACAGGAGACGACGAGGGGGCGGGAGCGGTCGCGAACGCCGAACCGATGGGCGAGGCGGTCGACTCGACGGCGGTCTCCTGGTCGGATCTCGGTGATCTGGAGGGCGAACTCACGATCTACTCCGGGCGGACACGCGACCAGATCGACCCGGTGTTCGCGGCCTTAGAGGAGGAGTACGACGGGCTCACGCTCAACGTCGACTACGACGAGAACGACGTCCAGGTCAACCAGATCGTCCAGGAGGGGGAGGCGACCCCGGCGGACCTGATGTACTCGCAGGACCCCGGAGCGCTCAACGCGCTCGAGGACGAGGGCGTGCTCCAGACGCTCCCGGGCGACGTCGTCGACGCCGTCCCCGGGAGCTTCCGGCACCCGGACGGGCTCTGGACGGGCGTGACCGGGCGGACGCGCTCGATCCAGTTCAACGCCGATCGGCTGGCCGAGGAGACCGACTTCGAGAGCGGCGACGAACTCCCCACGGACATCGTGGAGTACGCGACCGACGAGCGATTTCGGGGCATCATCGCCACGCGACCCAACTCCGGCACCTTCAGAGGGTTCATCCAGGCGATGGTCGAACTCGAGGGCGAGGAGGAGACCCGCGAGTGGGTCAGGGCGATGGTCGAAGACCAGGACGTCCAGCTCTTCTCCGGGGGGTCGGATATGGCCGAGGCGATCAGCCGCGGGGGCGACGACGACCCGATCGTCGCGCTCGGAAACAGCTACTACGCCGCTCGAATCCTGAACGAGGACCCGGACGCGCCGATCGACCTGGCGTTCACGGAGAACGACGCCGGCTGTCTGTTCAGCGTCGCCGGCGTCGGCGTTCTGAACGACGTCGAGGGCCCGGAACTGGTCGCGGAGTTCGTCCGTCACCTGCTGGCCGCGGAGGGCCAGGAGTTCATGATGGAGGCCAACGGCGAGTACCCCGTCGTCGAGGGCGTCGACTACGTGGGTGAGCTCCCCGACTTAGAGGAGATCGACCCGCCGGAGTTCGACCTCAGCGAGTTCGACATGGCGTTACAGGACGCACGGGACCTCCTCACCGAGGAGGGGATGACGGTCTGA